Proteins encoded together in one Falco biarmicus isolate bFalBia1 chromosome 4, bFalBia1.pri, whole genome shotgun sequence window:
- the LCMT1 gene encoding leucine carboxyl methyltransferase 1 → MAAAARDALSAAGLDEADEAVRGTCEDASVCKRFAVSVGYWKDPYIQYFVRQAKERKAPEINRGYYARVHGVSYLIKAFLKKTECNCQIVNLGAGMDTLFWRLKDENLLPRKYFEVDFPMIVARKIHNIKSKPPLSKPIMESHSGDSFLIDSHSLDSSRYSIVGADLRFSSDLEEKLKKHNLDIHLPTLLVAECVLVYMTPQQSANLLKWAASTFPVAMFINYEQVNMTDRFGQIMIENLQRRQCNLAGVEVCRSLDSQKERLLLNGWETARAIDMMKVYSFLPQADVKRIEGLEFLDEKELFEQLMQHYCICWASKDSSNLGLANITF, encoded by the exons ATGGCGGCCGCTGCCCGCGACGCCCTCTCCGCCGCCGGCCTCGACGAGGCGGATGAGGCGGTCCGGGGCACGTGTGAGGACGCGTCCGTCTGCAAACG GTTTGCTGTAAGTGTTGGCTACTGGAAGGACCCTTACATCCAGTATTTTGTGAGACaagccaaagaaagaaaagcacctGAAATCAATAGAG GCTATTATGCTCGTGTTCATGGAGTCAGTTATCTGATTAAAGCTTTTCTAAAGAAGACAGAATGCAACTGTCAAATTGTTAATCTTGGTGCTGGCATGGATACCCTGTTCTGGCGATTAAAG GATGAAAATCTTCTccctagaaaatattttgaagtggATTTTCCAATGATAGttgcaagaaaaatacataatatcAA aTCAAAACCTCCCCTGTCAAAACCAATTATGGAATCCCATTCAGGGGACTCTTTTCTAATAG ATTCTCACAGCCTAGACTCCAGTCGATATTCCATAGTAGGAGCAGATCTCCGTTTCTCATCAGATTTGGAGGAAAAGCTAAAGAAACATAACCTGGATATAca tttgcCAACGCTTCTGGTAGCAGAGTGTGTGCTGGTTTACATGACACCACAGCAATCTGCAAATCTTTTAAAGTGGGCAGCAAGCACTTTTCCAGTGGCGATGTTTATAAATTATGAGCAG GTGAATATGACAGACCGGTTTGGACAGATCATGATTGAGAACTTGCAGAGACGACAGTGTAACCTGGCTGGAGTGGAAGTCTGCAGATCCTTAGACTCTCAG aaggAGCGATTGCTGTTAAATGGCTGGGAAACCGCACGTGCCATTGATATGATGAAAGTATACAGCTTTTTGCCACAGGCTGATGTCAAAAG AATAGAAGGACTTGAATTCCTAGATGAAAAGGAGCTGTTTGAACAACTAATGCAGCACTACTGCATCTGCTGGGCTTCAAAGGACAGCAGTAATCTGG gTCTTGCAAACATCACATTCTAA